A region from the Neurospora crassa OR74A linkage group V, whole genome shotgun sequence genome encodes:
- a CDS encoding GTP-binding protein GTR1 — MADYDQPTMGASTAAAAAHAQLKKVKKQKVLLMGKSGSGKSSMRSIIFSNYLARDTRRLGATIDIDLSHVKFLGNLTLNLWDCGGQEAFMENYLSQQRAHVFSNVGVLIYVFDIESRDVDRDLATYVNIISALVQYSREAKVFVLIHKMDLIQPMTREDVFDRRVALVRRKTAEAVAIVRKQKPEVSGVGVGGLPGPGGGGGGGGAMMAGSLPSPELSTPIPDLEVEMQLFATSIWDQSLYKAWASIIHDLVPNLSVIETQLASLGVAIDADEILLFERTSFLVVSKWTSPEGESNPYGDRFERMSNILKAWKHTCSKYTGTPRNAEQFSDFEYKMGANFSMFVTKFTTNTYILVCMPPGEARFNSAKLNVAAARPWFRFLDGPMIAPTAGIGSSQMLSGLAAAGGEVA; from the coding sequence ATGGCCGACTACGACCAGCCCACCATGGGCGCCTCgacagccgcagccgccgcaCACGCCCAGCTCAAAAAAGTCAAGAAGCAAAAAGTCCTGCTCATGGGCAAATCCGGGTCCGGCAAGTCGTCCATGCGCAGCATCATCTTCAGCAACTACCTGGCGCGCGACACGCGCCGCTTGGGGGCCACCATCGACATTGACCTGTCGCACGTCAAGTTCCTCGGCAATCTGACGCTCAACCTGTGGGACTGCGGTGGGCAGGAGGCTTTTATGGAGAACTATCTCTCGCAGCAGCGGGCGCACGTGTTCAGCAACGTCGGGGTGCTCATCTACGTCTTTGACATTGAGTCGCGCGACGTGGACCGCGACTTGGCGACGTACGTCAACATCATTTCGGCGCTCGTGCAGTACAGCCGCGAGGCCAAGGTGTTTGTCTTGATTCACAAGATGGACCTGATCCAGCCGATGACGCGCGAAGATGTGTTTGATCGCCGCGTTGCGCTGGTGAGACGCAAGACGGCCGAGGCGGTGGCGATTGTACGGAAGCAGAAGCCCGAAGTTTCTGGAGTAGGAGTAGGAGGATTACCCGgccccggcggcggcggcggcggcggtggtgccaTGATGGCAggctccctcccctccccggAACTCTCCACGCCCATCCCCGACCTCGAAGTGGAAATGCAACTCTTCGCCACCTCCATCTGGGACCAATCTTTGTACAAGGCCTGGGCCTCCATCATCCACGACCTCGTCCCCAACCTGTCCGTCATCGAAACCCAACTGGCCTCTCTGGGTGTAGCAATCGATGCCGATGagatcctcctcttcgaacGCACCTCCTTCCTGGTTGTCTCCAAATGGACCTCTCCAGAAGGGGAATCCAATCCCTACGGCGACCGCTTCGAGCGCATGTCCAACATTTTGAAGGCGTGGAAACACACGTGCTCAAAGTATACGGGCACGCCGAGAAACGCCGAGCAGTTTTCGGACTTTGAGTACAAGATGGGCGCCAACTTTAGCATGTTTGTCACCAAATTTACGACGAATACGTACATTCTCGTGTGCATGCCACCGGGCGAGGCGAGGTTCAACAGCGCGAAACTGAacgtggcggcggcgaggccGTGGTTTAGGTTCCTGGATGGCCCCATGATTGCGCCGACGGCGGGCATCGGGAGTTCTCAGATGTTAAGcgggttggcggcggcggggggtGAAGTGGCGTAG
- the mim1 gene encoding mitochondrial import protein 1: MSAEEISNPLAESGVTISSDSEQYSAPESASPQSPSSSSPAVVLYQPPTVWSLFRSAVINLFLPFVNGMMLGFGELFAHEAAFRLGWSNTKVFPVSRRDARPIGPGVEVVERPRRRVDLDDHLDELTSLE; this comes from the exons ATGTCCGCTGAGGAGATATCGAACCCGTTGGCCGAGTCCGGCGTCACGATCTCGTCAGACAGCGAGCAGTATTCGGCGCCCGAATCCGCGTCACCCCAATctccatcgtcatcctccccCGCCGTCGTTCTGTACCAGCCACCCACTGTCTGGTCGCTATTCCGCAGCGCCGTCATCAACCTATTCCTCCCCTTTGTCAATGGCATGATGTTGGGATTTGGAGAGCTCTTTGCTCACGAAGCTGCGTTCAGGTTGGGATGGAGCAATACCAAA GTCTTCCCCGTCAGCAGGCGAGACGCGCGTCCCATCGGCCCCGGTGTCGAAGTGGTCGAGAGGCCGAGGCGGAGAGTGGACTTGGATGATCACTTGGATGAGCTGACCAGCTTGGAGTGA
- the oxa-1 gene encoding mitochondrial export translocase Oxa1 — translation MLPSRGLLRSTPALGLARASFKAPSSRQFGTALRSSFPQGSRRIGGPLGTTATAAASHQLLSSLRQVRYASTGPDAAVAADAATAAAAAPSSSPVDAVAATPVELTGSDLLNLPEQIGFLKTLGLDYGWGVTSMMQWLTEHVYVYSGLPWWATLAAVAAIVRVAIFKPSLGASQESQKMQDLNKNPKYAAIMAKVKEASFDTTKQNDLVKYRQEMALMTKNAGINYFKVFIPFIQVPIGFGMFRLIRGMAALPVESLETGGTLWFPDLTVADPYFALPIASACLFVASMRKPIPYMAPQQARMMKSMGLVLVPVSIFATAWLPAALQWYFLVSAIGQYFQASIFHLPAFRRWVGLPELVPGGMRGPSPFAKAAAPSSTIQYVAPRTMDTTATPVDSGSILGDIKDSSNFVKEKLEDWKKKNDNTNIHSRAKEYEERRALEEHEAYLARLELKKQKQKGRKNH, via the exons ATGCTTCCCAGCCGAGGCCTCCTAAGGTCGACCCCAGCTTTGGGGCTCGCCAGAGCT TCCTTCAAGGCCCCTTCGTCGCGACAGTTCGGCACTGCTCTGcgttcttctttcccccaGGGCTCTCGCAGGATAGGAGGTCCTCTCGGCACTACAGCTACCGCTGCCGCTTCCCACCAgctcctctcttctcttcgtcaGGTCCGCTACGCTTCGACTGGTCCCgatgccgccgtcgccgccgatgctgctactgctgctgccgccgctccctcttcctcgcccGTCGATGCTGTCGCCGCTACTCCCGTCGAGCTTACCGGCAGCgatctcctcaacctccccgAACAGATCGGCTTCCTCAAGACTCTCGGCCTCGACTATGGCTGGGGTGTTACCTCGATGATGCAATGGCTTACCGAGCACGTCTACGTCTACTCCGGCCTCCCCTGGTGGGCCACTCTTGCTGCCGTCGCTGCCATCGTCAGAGTCGCCATCTTCAAGCCCTCTCTCGGCGCTTCGCAGGAGTCCCAGAAGATGCAGGATCTCAACAAGAACCCCAAATATGCCGCCATCATGGCCAAGGTAAAGGAGGCCTCCTTCGACACTACGAAGCAGAACGACCTCGTCAAGTATAGGCAAGAGATGGCTCTCATGACCAAGAATGCCGGCATCAACTACTTCAAGGTCTTCATTCCCTTCATCCAAGTTCCTATTGGTTTCGGAATGTTCCGTCTCATTCGCGGAATGGCCGCCCTTCCTGTCGAAAGCTTGGAGACTGGTGGCACCCTGTGGTTCCCCGACCTTACTGTTGCCGACCCTTACTTCGCTCTTCCCATTGCCAGTGCCTGCCTGTTTGTTGCCTCTATGAGG AAACCCATCCCCTACATGGCCCCCCAGCAGGCGCGCATGATGAAGTCGATGGGCCTCGTCCTTGTCCCCGTCTCTATCTTCGCTACCGCGTGGCTTCCCGCTGCACTGCAGTGGTACTTCCTCGTCTCCGCGATTGGTCAGTACTTCCAGGCCAGCATTTTCCACCTTCCCGCCTTCCGCCGGTGGGTTGGTCTCCCCGAGCTTGTTCCCGGTGGCATGCGTGGGCCTTCCCCCTTCGCCAAGGCAGCGGCTCCTAGCAGCACCATTCAGTATGTTGCGCCTAGGACGATGGATACCACCGCGACGCCTGTCGACTCGGGTTCCATCCTTGGCGACATCAAGGACTCGAGCAACTTCGTAAAGGAGAAGCTTGAGgattggaagaagaagaacgacaacaccaacatccaCTCGCGCGCCAAGGAGTatgaggagaggagagcGTTGGAGGAACACGAGGCCTACCTTGCTCGTCTTGAGttgaagaagcagaagcagaaggggCGCAAGAACCACTAA
- a CDS encoding carbonic anhydrase, whose protein sequence is MPITNEEIATRLDAASASYSSTFDKDHLALPPAKKYLVLTCMDARIDPARAFGIELGDAHVIRNAGASSKDALRSIVISQQLLATEAIVIVKHTGCGMLTFQNEDAYEVVEKNLGAEARKELEEKKLDFLPFPELKQAVQDDVKFLRGTKLVKDEIPVSGWVYEVETGKTVRVV, encoded by the exons AtgcccatcaccaacgaagAAATCGCCACTCGCCTCGATGCCGCCTCGGCGTCTTACTCCTCCACCTTCGACAAAGACCACCTCGCTCTTCCGCCCGCAAAAAAGTATCTCGTCCTCACCTGCATGGACGCGCGAATCGATCCGGCTAGAGCCTTTGGGATCGAGTTGGGTGATGCGCATGTGATTCGGAAT GCCGGCGCATCAAGCAAAGACGCCCTCCGCAGCATCGTCATCAGCCAGCAGCTCCTGGCCACAGAAGCCATTGTCATCGTCAAGCATACCGGGTGCGGCATGTTGACGTTCCAGAATGAGGATGCTTATGAAGTTGTCGAAAAGAATCTTGG TGCTGAAGCACGAAAGGAGctcgaagaaaaaaagttggatttcctccctttccctgAGCTAAAGCAGGCTGTTCAGGACGATGTCAAGTTCCTGAGGGGGACCAAGTTGGTGAAGGATGAGATTCCTGTCAGTGGATGGGTGTATGAGGTCGAGACGGGGAAGACGGTCAGAGTTGTCTAA
- a CDS encoding ATP-dependent RNA helicase MSS116, producing MMKASPSISRLLTRSTNRVLGASLSQPVSYPLTSLLLHSSATVPARLSTGQTLQQLAYRNGLTPRTASFSTSGPSHQEAAAVAPAPQVSPAPVADMPGVYADMAGRLDARLLKALDAMGYANMTPVQEKVLNMGSFTQDCLVQAKTGTGKTIAFLLPALHTLLNAKDLDPSQVALLILAPTRELAQQIVDECEKLVSQCNPRFECHLAVGGSAKASSLSKFLRGKPTILVATPGRLDDYLSDERVRQKFNNLRCLVLDEADCMLDQGFLPALTKILTSLPKKQQAGWQGMCFSATLPPSIHKVLHHVLAPKHAHISTVDENEAPTINSVPQSYMKVDSVDDVLPTLHNLLSAERYDNPKLKAVVFCSTARQAALLYTLFGHTGGASPAKLPVWQMQSRMNQAQRTRTTEEFKNTDSGILFASDVVGRGLDFPDIHLVIQVGIPLNSEQYVHRVGRTGRAGKGGRAVMIITPEDFWFVERNRQFPMAQSKLDHPKAAAVDSASIISQSLAKVPDQVKAQAYVAYLGFVNTMRSKMKITPAQMVQVANRYAFSLGCEEPPAIEASTIGKMGLKGVPGLIKNTGPSLRGQRNGGNRPNQSAPRGGGRDAGRDAGRDGGRDAARDVDASFFGNGPNGGAPRGGGRGRGGFGGRGRGGPGGAGGDRNSSFKKPRDDSAPPGSSGGSRNKRPRREDNRREAF from the coding sequence ATGATGAAGGCCAGTCCCTCCATCTCTCGCCTTCTTACCCGATCAACCAATCGCGTCCTTGGTGCCTCTTTGTCCCAACCTGTCTCATACCCTCTCACCTCACTTCTGCTTCACTCTTCTGCCACCGTTCCAGCCAGACTCTCGACTGGCCAGACACTTCAACAGCTCGCCTACCGCAACGGTCTCACCCCTCGTACAGCTTCTTTCTCGACCTCTGGGCCCTCTCACcaggaggctgctgctgttgctccCGCTCCCCAAGTCTCTCCCGCCCCCGTCGCCGACATGCCGGGTGTATACGCCGATATGGCTGGCCGCCTCGATGCCCGCCTGCTCAAGGCCCTCGACGCCATGGGCTATGCAAACATGACGCCCGTTCAGGAAAAGGTCCTCAACATGGGCTCCTTCACCCAGGACTGCCTCGTCCAAGCCAAGACCGGTACCGGCAAGACCAttgccttccttctccccgcCTTGCACACGCTCTTGAACGCCAAGGACCTTGACCCTTCCCAGGTTGCCTTGTTGATCCTGGCTCCCACGCGTGAGCTCGCCCAGCAGATCGTGGATGAGTGCGAGAAGCTGGTCAGCCAGTGCAATCCCCGCTTCGAGTGCCATCTTGCCGTTGGTGGTAGCGCCAAGGCCTCCAGTCTCAGCAAGTTCCTTCGTGGCAAGCCCACCATCCTCGTGGCCACCCCCGGACGTCTTGACGATTACCTTTCCGACGAGCGGGTAAGGCAAAAGTTCAACAACCTCCGCTGCTTGGTCCTGGATGAGGCCGACTGCATGCTTGATCAAGGCTTTTTGCCCGCCCTGACCAAAATCCTCACAAGCTTGCCTAAGAAGCAACAGGCTGGCTGGCAGGGCATGTGCTTCAGTGCCACGCTCCCTCCGTCGATCCACAAAGTGCTGCACCACGTTCTCGCTCCCAAGCACGCTCACATCTCCACTGTCGACGAAAACGAGGCCcccaccatcaacagcgTCCCTCAGTCATACATGAAGGTCGATTCAGTTGACGATGTCCTCCCCACTCTGCACAACCTTCTGTCAGCTGAACGCTATGACAACCCCAAGCTCAAGGCTGTCGTGTTCTGCTCAACCGCCAGACAGGCCGCTCTGTTGTACACCCTTTTCGGTCACACGGGTGGCGCTTCCCCCGCGAAGCTACCTGTGTGGCAGATGCAATCGCGCATGAACCAGGCGCAACGCACCAGGACGACCGAGGAGTTCAAGAACACCGACAGCGGTATCCTCTTTGCCTCGGACGTGGTTGGACGTGGCTTGGACTTTCCCGATATCCACCTTGTCATCCAGGTCGGAATTCCCCTCAACAGCGAGCAGTACGTTCACCGTGTCGGAAGAACCGGTCGCGCCGGCAAAGGTGGCCGCGCCGTCATGATTATCACCCCCGAAGATTTTTGGTTTGTGGAGCGCAACCGCCAGTTCCCCATGGCCCAGTCCAAGCTGGACCATCCCAAGGCGGCCGCCGTCGACTCGGCCTCGATCATCAGCCAGTCACTGGCCAAGGTTCCCGATCAGGTCAAGGCCCAGGCCTACGTTGCATATCTTGGCTTCGTCAACACTATGCGCAGCAAGATGAAGATCACTCCCGCCCAGATGGTCCAGGTCGCCAATCGCTACGCCTTCTCCCTCGGCTGCGAGGAGCCCCCGGCCATTGAGGCGTCTACAATTGGCAAGATGGGCCTCAAGGGTGTTCCTGGCCTGATCAAGAATACCGGCCCATCTCTGAGAGGACAGCGGAATGGCGGCAACAGGCCGAACCAATCTGCCCCccgcggtggtggtcgtgaTGCTGGTCGTGATGCTGGCCGTGATGGTGGCCGTGATGCTGCCCGCGATGTGGATGCTTCCTTCTTTGGCAATGGTCCTAATGGAGGCGCTCctcgtggtggtggccgcgGCCGCGGTGGCTTCGGCGGTAGAGGACGTGGTGGTcctggtggtgccggtggtgaCAGGAACAGTAGCTTCAAGAAGCCGCGTGACGATTCTGCCCCTCCCGGCTCTTCTGGCGGTTCCCGGAACAAGAGACCGAGACGCGAGGACAACAGGCGTGAAGCCTTCTAA
- a CDS encoding L-amino acid oxidase, which translates to MAQLQTDIPRDINFLLPGGGDSLRIAYAKHLLSKFLTEEHAKQHGWSKAESRPLKHIFSPIPSSLDDLKKRDGLFSDDPNSAVFKGKICIVGAGVAGLFTALMLKIGGIYNFDVVEASDRVGGRLYTHWFSDKESPDSEHDYYDIGAMRIPEINTMQSALDLIKYLELDDKLVDYNYVEPTKEDIVPHTWWYKSEKPDCKKFDDAIASVVQSFTQAPGKAFEEYMSGNNDYYSTRAWLMLQADPKLTYEETAMSEASETSTGLFDQAFIETIFDYCDFAAARNVEWKRLEGGMSQVADRMKELIEKPDWPVKGAPAIKVTTSRPVTVMSETADRSAISVTTTCPKGQSPSTTDYSAVFSTTAMAPLRRIDIEGLHLPDKILTGIRSLSYDRATKVAIKFASPWWTLVGGVSSTDLPISKVVYPSWNDGPDKPAVLMVSYSWAQDATRMGALVPDYTKTLPSKDDEVVSVCLNALVKLFSKADPQTMAANVPKPITLDFLRSQYVTHHAFAWSHDPWQGGAFALFGPGQFKDVYPDFHKAYCNGKFFMSGEALSTHHAWISGAVDSAYMSFVLFTTVYKLKEPMVKVKESNLVGARGENPEEIDEFLLRWAAKLSEGVEVEGDQNRGSEHRNYGPGEEKGGLDDDWCDCC; encoded by the exons ATGGCTCAGCTACAAACCGACATCCCCCGAGACATCAACTTCCTCCtacccggcggcggcgacagcCTACGCATCGCCTACGCCAAACACCTCCTATCAAAATTCCTGACCGAGGAGCACGCCAAACAGCACGGATGGTCCAAAGCAGAAAGCCGCCCCCTCAAGCACATCTTCAGCCCtatcccttcttccctagATGATCTCAAAAAGAGGGACGGCCTTTTTTCGGACGATCCAAACTCCGCGGTCTTCAAGGGCAAAATCTGCATCGTGGGCGCTGGTGTAGCTGGTTTGTTCACTGCGTTGATGCTCAAGATAGGTGGAATCTATAACTTTGATGTGGTCGAGGCGTCGGATAGGGTCGGTGGACGACTGTATACCCATTGGTTCTCGGATAAGGAGAGCCCGGATTCGGAGCATGACTATTATGATATCGGCGCGATGAGAATTCCAGAGATCAATACTATGCAGTC TGCACTTGATCTCATCAAGTATCTCGAACTTGACGACAAGTTGGTGGACTATAACTACGTTGAGCCCACAAAGGAAGATATTGTTCCACACACGTGGTGGTACAAGAGCGAAAAGCCAGA TTGTAAGAAGTTTGATGACGCCATCGCAAGTGTCGTACAGAGCTTCACTCAGGCTCCAGGCAAGGCTTTCGAGGAGTACATGAGCGGAAACAACGACTATTACTCTACCCGCGCTTGGCTAATGCTTCAAGCTGATCCTAA ACTAACGTACGAGGAGACTGCAATGAGTGAGGCATCCGAAACCTCTACCGGTCTCTTCGACCAAGCCTTCATCGAAACCATCTTCGACTACTGCGACTTCGCTGCAGCCAGAAATGTCGAGTGGAAGCGTCTTGAAGGCGGCATGAGCCAGGTTGCCGACCGCATGAAGGAACTCATCGAGAAGCCCGACTGGCCCGTCAAGGGAGCCCCCGCGATCAAGGTCACCACCTCCCGCCCCGTAACCGTTATGTCCGAAACTGCCGACCGCTCCGCCATCAGCGTAACCACCACCTGCCCCAAGGGACAGTCTCCATCCACAACCGACTACAGCGCAGtcttctccaccaccgccatggCCCCCCTCCGGCGCATTGACATCGAAGGCCTGCACCTCCCCGACAAGATCCTGACCGGCATCCGCTCGCTCAGCTACGACCGCGCAACCAAAGTAGCCATCAAGTTCGCCTCGCCATGGTGGACTCTGGTAGGCGGCGTCTCGTCCACAGACCTGCCCATCTCCAAGGTCGTCTACCCGTCCTGGAACGACGGACCTGATAAGCCGGCCGTGCTGATGGTCTCATACTCCTGGGCGCAGGACGCTACCCGCATGGGCGCCTTGGTGCCGGATTACACCAAGACTTTGCCCTCTAAAGACGACGAGGTCGTGTCCGTCTGTCTTAATGCTTTGGTGAAGCTGTTCTCCAAGGCCGATCCCCAGACCATGGCCGCCAATGTCCCGAAGCCCATCACGCTCGACTTCCTCCGGTCGCAATACGTCACGCACCATGCCTTCGCCTGGTCTCACGACCCTTGGCAGGGAGGCGCCTTTGCGCTCTTCGGACCGGGCCAGTTCAAGGACGTGTACCCGGATTTCCACAAGGCGTACTGCAATGGCAAGTTCTTCATGAGCGGCGAGGCGTTAAGCACGCACCATGCTTGGATCAGCGGGGCGGTGGACAGTGCCTATATGAGCTTTGTGTTATTTACGACAGTGTATAAGCTGAAGGAACCGATGGTGAAAGTTAAGGAGAGCAATCTGGTGGGCGCAAGAGGAGAGAATCCGGAAGAAATTGATGAGTTCTTGTTGAGGTGGGCGGCGAAGTTGAGCGAAggagttgaggttgagggggATCAGAATCGGGGCAGTGAACATAGGAACTATGGACCTGGTGAGGAGAAAGGGGGACTGGATGATGACTGGTGCGATTGTTGCTGA
- a CDS encoding short-chain dehydrogenase: MQSILQKATGIGPKPVQPTDLNGRVAVVTGGAFGIGFEVSRALANAGCRVIMVNRKEEQGDDAKATITAETPGAVVEWRECDMGNLSQVRSVFSELREQLDRLDFLVLSAGINTNQYGLDADGIDRHFGVNYLGQYYVVNQLYPVLKKTSKLPNTPAPRVVFEASEMHRAAPSAVHFASLDEINNPDLGPTELYGRTKLAMILFAKYGLAEKVIKKNGDNIYAASVHPGAVNTAMQQQWKDAYPGITGKLLTWATLAFGRDVKQGSYSALWALTDPKIEEQNLNGWYFSDPDQPGKETSQASDPVLGQALWDLSERIIKDKLGEDALVDWYSA; the protein is encoded by the exons ATGCAGTCCATCCTCCAAAAAGCCACCGGCATTGGCCCCAAGCCTGTCCAGCCCACCGACCTCAACGGCCGCGTAGCTGTCGTGACCGGCGGCGCCTTCGGCATCGGCTTTGAAGTTTCTCGCGCCCTCGCCAATGCCGGCTGCCGTGTTATTATGGTGAACCGCAAGGAAGAGCAAGGCGACGATGCCAAAGCCACCATCACGGCCGAGACCCCCGGCGCAGTCGTTGAATGGCGCGAATGCGACATGGGCAACCTCTCACAGGTTCGCTCCGTTTTCTCGGAGCTGCGCGAGCAGCTCGACCGGCTCGATTTCCTGGTTCTGTCGGCAGGCATCAACACGAACCAGTACGGACTGGACGCGGACGGGATCGATCGGCACTTTGGTGTGAACTACTTGGGACAGTATTATGTGGTCAACCAGCTCTACCCGGtgctgaagaagacgagCAAGTTGCCGAATACCCCCGCGCCGAGGGTGGTGTTTGAGGCGAGCGAGATGCATCGGGCGGCGCCGAGCGCAGTGCATTTTGCTAGTCTCGATGAGATCAATAACCCGGACTTGGGACCGACGGAGTTGTACGGGAGGACCAAGTTGGCGATGATTCTGTTTGCCAAGTACGGGCTGGCGGAGAAGGTGATTAAGAAGAACGGAGACAATATCTATGCGGCTTCGGTGCATCCTGGTGCA GTCAACACCGCCATGCAACAACAATGGAAGGACGCCTACCCCGGCATCACCGGCAAGCTTCTCACATGGGCCACACTGGCCTTTGGCCGTGATGTGAAGCAGGGGTCTTATAGTGCCTTGTGGGCGCTTACTGACCCCAAGATCGAGGAACAGAACTTGAACGGATGGTACTTCAGTGACCCCGACCAGCCTGGCAAGGAGACTTCCCAGGCTTCCGACCCCGTTCTGGGTCAGGCTCTCTGGGATCTGAGCGAGCGTATCATCAAGGATAAGCTTGGCGAGGATGCTTTGGTTGACTGGTACTCTGCTTAA